ctagcaaaaaccagatcaaattaatagagccattcattttcaaattttaatattgcttgtaacccttttaaaaagcacatagtgaTGGTTGAAACTGCTTTTCAAATCTCAAATTCCAAAACCATTGCATCGCAAAATGATTCGCTGATTCTAAGCGCTACATTCAAATTGCGTATCACAAAgcatttgtttcagattgggacttcaaattgtgtatcgcaaatcatttgatttaggtcggaatgggtttgtgaattattttgcaaattgaatGCTCaaattgatttagatcaggacttcagatcacctaaatcaaatgatttgcgcttcgagtcctgatctgaaatgatcgtttgcgaatcgtttgatttttAGATCAGACTTCTGTGTGggttttgtgaatcatttgtttcatatcaaattTTCAGagttaaagatttaaaattaaccatgtttttactatagtaaaagtgtagtatactttgcaataatttagtagtaatactttgcatattatctatttctattatttttaaatgtgaaatagaagacataagtgagatctctgatttaagtccttgaaaatcaatttacagtatctgtatgaaccctgttaaatgtgaaattaaaaccgccagtaggtggcagcaagtcactgttaataATTGAGTCATTACGgttcgttcctgaatgaatcaaccatttaaatgattcagttcaatcacagtcatgttgctcagagatgcacaACAGCGCTGTGGCTGGAATTTTTGTTgtcgaaatacagcaaaaacaggaaatacagtgtctaaaacatttaaatactaaCTTGCTTATTGAACAgttgtataaaatcagtatcacgTTTGTAAACACAGTGActtctgtagaaaaaaaaacggCAGTCTTTGTGTGATATTGATTACCTATATGacattatgtaaatgtatatgtttTCTGCCCCCATATCTTGAATTATGTGATTGTtctaattgcattttaataaactgaatcAGGCAGTGGAAGAACATGCTCTAAATTTACTCTTAAAAATTTACCTAACTTTCTAGACTTCATTCTGCAATGTATGCTTGCAGTGCACTCTGTAggtgtgttttgtttgcttttttcacgATATACTCAATGTCAAATCACACATCTTTAAAATGGCAATTATGATATTATAGCAGGCGAtgtatatcgcacacccctaaaGGTGGCAACTAACAATGCCATTTCAGACTTAAAAGTGCTGTTTTATGTTTACAACTTGGTTTAGTTTTTAAATTCTCTTGTTGTAGAAATGACCCAGACTGTGATTTGGAGGTGGAGAGCTTCATGATGGGTAATTCACTCTTGTGTCTTTTGTTCCATGTATTCACAAAATCACTGTCTGATACGTCCAATTAACGGATGAACCAGAGAATTTAAGCTGAAGCGTGATTTATACCACACTAAATTTGGATTTGTTCCCTCACTTCCAATAATCAAAATCTGGTTGTCGAAACTTTGCAGTGTTTGCAAGGGCTTTGCTGATCTAATTTATTAAGCAACCAACTAGAAAACACCCTAGAAtccacatagcaacacactaaaaacctTTCAGAGCACATTTGTAACTGGCTGCCATCCACACACAACCACTTGCACAGACAACCATtgctcttcagaaaatgtaaacaatctACATCTTATatgtagtaatttatttttcccTCCTCTGTCTCTTTTCACCCTTTCCTTTCTTGTTTAGGTGATCCATACATAATGTCCATGTCCCCATCTCAGTCTCATGCTCCACCAAAGTTCAGTCACCTCAATCCAGGCACACCCAGCCATTCAACCCCCAGACTCAAGAGTCGCCACAGCATTGGAGCAGTGAGTAGTCGTTGTTACCAATGTTGGgcaaagttacttttaaaagtaatgtattgcAGTATTGCGTTACTTCCTAAAAAcgtaactaattgtgttacttagttactttttatggaaagtaatgtgttactttacttttgcgtatCAATTAATCAATTAGACTGCATACTGCACATTTTTttgaacatgttttttaaagtcatcCTCTGATTGGCAGGCAGTGCTGGACAATATTCCTCAGAGGAACCTAGGAGGTGTGTTGGAGACCATGGGCCACTCCCGAAGCTCAAGCCCCAACCATTCACTTGCCAGCAACAGGTATTCTAAGTCCACATCAGTTCAAACTATACCCTTTATGTAGATGATTAAAGGGAATGCAAATGTGAATGGTTTATAGGAATCTATTGTTTTTACTtagtatttttcatgtctgttcaTACCAAGACCTaataacttcttttttttcttttttttttttttactttttgtgaaGTTCTTTTTCAGGTCGCTCACTGTGCAGCGGTATCACTCGGCTGGGTCAGCCATGCAAAAAGAGGGCTCTGGTGGGTCAAGACTACTGTAGGCTACATGAAGGTGGCCACACCTCCTACAGTCGACTCTGAAATGGATTCAGCATCTCTTGTCTTCAGATGGACTTGGTTTCTGTTTACAGAAGCATTTGCAGAATGTACATTGAATGCTAAAGCACTTTTCTCTTTTAAACTGTTGAATCATGGTAGTTTGTCTTTTTGGTCATAGTGggttttatttcatgtttgttgTTGTGCTGCTTCTAGATGTATCCTGCGTTATTTATAATCAATTATGAAAAGTAAgattcacttttaaatttgcaagTACTTATCTCACCATGCTGTGTGCAGAtgtattttgtcttttattaaaGCGTTTTTGGAAGAAATTGTTCTAGTAAATTAAGTATGTGTGTCTTCTGAGTGCATTTTTCTGGCAAGATGATGACTGAGATGGAGAAAGTTATCCATCGGTATTCCCATGGAGGTATTAAAGAGATGCAAGTATGGATAGCCTGCAATTGCCTGGTTTCCACATGTTATTACATGAAAGACATGAGGTTTAGAATAACCAGGACTGAGTTCTGCAGGTTATACTGTTATTTTGtgctttattaacattttaattgagTAGAAGAAAAACAACTTacacattttataaacaattaataaaaatcactCCTCCAGAAATCACCGCAAAAGgaaggtcattgcacactgaaTCTGAAAtgttcgtgtttttttttttttttttttttttgtcgtatttgtcattttgtcttatcaaaatgcttgctacggatgcgaaaaaaaaaaaaaaaaatctaacctGATCCTGAACTTTATGACGGACGAACATTTCTCAGgcagtgtgcaatgaccttgTCTCCTGTTGTTTTCTGAATATATGCCTTTCATCGCTGTATATTTTCACATTCCTGTGCATTtggttattgtttttttgtatatggAACTCTCCtaccatttttctttttttctcaatttcagACTGTAACTGCAAGGGCGTTCCATTGGCAATTGCCTGTCAGCGTGACTCAGCCAATGACAGCGCGTTTCCTATTTTCCAAAAAAGCAGCCTGCCTTTCCCGCTCAAAATCGTTCTTTTAGTAGGGTCGCATTACATTCTCAGAACACGTTTATTTGTCAGTCAGAAGGTTGGTTTTTCAGATTCAGTACTACTAAAAAACATATAGGACTTAAtgtaatcagttttttttttttttttttttttttttttccaataccCACGGTATTGAGAACAGGCATGTTGTGTATGCACCAGAGTTAAGCCCAACCTTAACTACGTAAAATTTAATTGACCGACAAATATAATagcttgagaaaaaaaaaaaaaaataacgataGCAATGCAGTTCAAAGTTAAATTCGCTCTTATAGGAGAAGTGGGTGGCTCTGAAAAGAGCCTTTGGGTGTTTCGTTTGACCAAACGTCAGCTCATTTACTTGGTCTTGGCGGGCTTGTCGGTCTTCTTGGGCAGCAGCACAGCCTGGATGTTGGGCAGCACACCGCCCTGAGCGATGGTCACTCCGCCCAGGAGTTTGTTCAGCTCCTCGTCGTTGCGCACCGCCAGCTGCAGGTGACGGGGGATGATACGGGTCTTCTTGTTGTCCCTTGCGGCGTTTCCAGCCAACTCCAAGATCTCAGCAGTCAGATACTCGAGCACAGCAGCCAAATAAACGGGAGCACCAGCACCAACTCGCTCGGCATAGTTACCTTTGCGGAGAAGCCT
The sequence above is drawn from the Labeo rohita strain BAU-BD-2019 chromosome 25, IGBB_LRoh.1.0, whole genome shotgun sequence genome and encodes:
- the LOC127156601 gene encoding histone H2A-like; this encodes MSGRGKTGGKARAKAKTRSSRAGLQFPVGRVHRLLRKGNYAERVGAGAPVYLAAVLEYLTAEILELAGNAARDNKKTRIIPRHLQLAVRNDEELNKLLGGVTIAQGGVLPNIQAVLLPKKTDKPAKTK